In Pedobacter sp. W3I1, one DNA window encodes the following:
- a CDS encoding response regulator, with protein MKTPDIFYVEDDVDYAFFMQSAVQEVKDTLNLTIVEDGTEALQKLQNFAESKTKPKLILLDFNLPGLSGLDLLKFIRDIPYLKTTPVILFSTSDHPDDVKASIEFGANAYLTKPDGYENLVKCVHSVHDFWFNQHLRLN; from the coding sequence ATGAAAACACCAGATATATTTTATGTGGAGGATGATGTAGACTATGCATTTTTTATGCAAAGTGCTGTACAAGAGGTTAAGGATACGCTGAATTTGACTATTGTTGAAGATGGTACAGAAGCGTTACAAAAACTTCAAAATTTTGCTGAAAGTAAAACCAAGCCTAAATTAATATTGCTGGATTTTAATTTGCCAGGCTTATCAGGATTAGATCTCTTAAAATTTATACGGGATATTCCTTATCTCAAAACGACACCGGTAATCTTGTTCTCTACGTCAGATCATCCTGATGATGTTAAAGCATCAATAGAATTTGGCGCCAACGCTTACCTTACCAAACCCGATGGTTACGAGAACCTGGTTAAATGCGTACATTCGGTACACGATTTTTGGTTTAACCAACATCTTAGGTTAAATTAA
- a CDS encoding LacI family DNA-binding transcriptional regulator, whose protein sequence is MQSKPTTIKEIARILNISPSSVSRGLHDHPSIGAVTREKIKQLAKSLNYEPNNAAILFQKGKTYTIGVILPELSEHFFSIAISAIEDEAIKKNYTVIFAQSHDNYEQEVKLVEKMKNQRVDGLLVSISKDTSKFDHFEKLNSFNIPVVFFDRIPPFKNVHYVACSLESATVKAVNYLLKKGHRSIGMINGPSTLYASEERKDGYMQAITFNRLKFDPSLVVNCDLTEEGTIDAANQFINHKRKPTAIVAFNDYVALFLIKYFKKLNVINDFDIVSYANLPIISYLDNSPVASVEQYPYLQGQKAANILLDLIHSPNSENQAYYNTIVESDLIVNEVKE, encoded by the coding sequence ATGCAGTCGAAACCAACAACCATCAAAGAAATAGCCAGAATTTTAAACATTTCTCCATCCAGTGTTTCCCGGGGATTGCACGATCATCCGAGCATTGGAGCGGTAACCAGGGAGAAAATTAAGCAGCTGGCGAAGTCGCTAAACTATGAGCCTAATAATGCGGCAATTCTTTTTCAAAAAGGGAAAACATACACTATTGGCGTAATTTTACCGGAGTTATCAGAACACTTTTTCTCCATCGCTATTTCTGCAATTGAAGATGAAGCCATTAAGAAAAATTATACGGTTATTTTTGCGCAGTCGCACGATAATTATGAGCAGGAAGTAAAGCTCGTTGAAAAAATGAAAAATCAACGTGTAGATGGTTTATTGGTATCCATCAGTAAAGACACTTCAAAGTTTGATCATTTCGAAAAACTGAATTCATTTAATATACCAGTTGTATTTTTTGATCGGATACCACCTTTCAAAAACGTACATTATGTGGCATGTAGCTTAGAAAGTGCAACAGTTAAGGCTGTGAACTATCTTTTGAAAAAAGGACACAGAAGTATTGGAATGATTAATGGGCCAAGTACCTTGTACGCCAGTGAGGAACGCAAGGATGGCTATATGCAGGCGATTACTTTTAACCGTTTAAAATTTGATCCATCGTTGGTGGTAAACTGTGATTTAACCGAGGAAGGTACTATCGACGCTGCCAATCAATTTATAAATCATAAGCGTAAACCTACGGCAATTGTGGCCTTTAACGATTATGTAGCACTCTTTTTGATCAAGTATTTCAAAAAGCTGAATGTAATTAATGATTTTGACATTGTGAGTTACGCAAATCTACCTATTATCAGCTACTTAGATAATTCGCCTGTAGCTTCAGTAGAGCAATATCCATATTTGCAGGGACAAAAAGCCGCCAATATCCTGTTAGATCTTATTCATAGCCCTAATTCTGAGAACCAGGCTTATTATAACACCATAGTAGAATCTGATTTGATTGTAAACGAGGTAAAAGAGTAA
- a CDS encoding AraC family transcriptional regulator gives MKIKLSTYPKGNIVCKNTYPDNFDSIKDVNEAVVTLEKEGVKYHIKEKWFKGIHISIMEIHPHQEENFCFESSQQHIGFLFCLSGSINYCYDYRQDNFLSLIKNEQDFNIGRVNSIKFNITVKTRCLYIQLTEAYFRQVTGGELANDIKAEIQKSISPEIGLILQQMIYPKHEGRVKRLFLEARIFELIIAYFNQKLEKQTLVLKKEDIEKILLAKQLVEFDLQNPNSLMELSRRVGINDYKLKKGFKELIGHTVFGYLYKIRMEKAHYFLSKEKKTVNEVAFLVGYKNAQHFITAFKKQYNILPGSLNKS, from the coding sequence ATGAAAATTAAACTCTCCACCTATCCAAAAGGAAATATTGTTTGTAAGAATACCTATCCTGATAATTTTGATAGCATTAAAGATGTAAACGAGGCCGTTGTAACATTGGAAAAGGAGGGTGTAAAATACCACATAAAAGAAAAGTGGTTTAAGGGCATCCATATTAGCATTATGGAGATCCATCCGCATCAGGAGGAGAATTTTTGCTTTGAATCTTCTCAGCAACACATTGGCTTTCTATTTTGTCTGAGCGGTTCAATTAATTATTGTTATGATTATCGACAGGATAATTTTTTATCACTGATTAAAAACGAGCAGGATTTTAATATAGGTAGGGTTAATTCGATCAAATTTAATATAACAGTGAAAACCAGGTGCCTTTATATACAGCTCACAGAAGCTTATTTTCGCCAGGTAACAGGAGGAGAACTTGCTAATGATATCAAAGCCGAAATCCAAAAGTCCATCAGCCCGGAAATCGGGTTGATACTGCAGCAAATGATTTACCCTAAACACGAGGGTAGAGTAAAGCGTCTATTCCTGGAAGCAAGGATATTTGAATTGATTATCGCTTATTTTAATCAAAAACTAGAAAAACAAACACTCGTTTTAAAAAAGGAGGATATAGAAAAAATTCTGTTGGCTAAACAATTGGTGGAGTTCGATTTACAAAATCCGAATTCGTTAATGGAGCTATCGCGTCGGGTTGGAATTAATGATTATAAGCTTAAAAAAGGTTTTAAGGAACTAATTGGGCACACTGTATTTGGATATCTCTATAAGATCAGGATGGAAAAAGCCCATTATTTTCTATCCAAGGAAAAGAAAACGGTGAATGAAGTTGCCTTCCTTGTAGGCTATAAAAACGCACAACATTTTATCACTGCTTTTAAAAAGCAGTACAATATTTTACCAGGAAGTTTAAACAAAAGCTAA
- a CDS encoding TonB-dependent siderophore receptor, which translates to MKIYLSVVLLLCGFITVAQEIKVDTAKANDLKDVVITGQYGTQTLRNSVYNVKTISAERIKLRAATNVQQVLNTELGFRFSNDLTLGTTDVSLMGMTGRNIKILLDGVPMVDRSDARESLNQIDINTIERIEIVEGPMSVVYGTDALAGVINIITKNPGKQLLSVNARVQEESAGKEYNLLNGAGQHNQNLSVSWQQKGWSVLLGVSHNDFGGWNMAPKTAFLEEFNNYKNQWKPKEQWLGNTKIGYRNQNFSMWYRLDGLNEDIDSRFGINPSSFEGKLSTYTTKRYAQQLQSEWRINHKLQVTAIGGYTDLQRSTHTVIHNFTNNTERLSDDKGEQDIAKFNSAIFRSTAIYVLNKSVSFQPGIEYNRDAASGQRINGSPVINDYAAFISAEIKPAEGINFRPGLRFIKNSIYDAPPVIPSLNTKFALTKDLDFRLAYARGFRSPALRELYYDFVDASHNILGNPNLKAEESNSFNASLAWAGIHAKDLQFRSTLSGFYNLFKNRINFAQSPTDNTITSLFNVDKYKTTGGTLENTLIYKNLQATLGVSYIGRYNDLRMSNPDMETPEFAWAAEVNSNIIYTLPKINGSISLFYKYTGSLPSYKLTVENDPSSVKLTKIGDFHTADLMLSKNLFKSLTINAGIKNLFDVTQLSNTSTATGGAHSTGGDVPYSYGRSYVLGLAYNWNKL; encoded by the coding sequence ATGAAGATATATTTATCAGTTGTCTTATTGCTTTGTGGATTTATTACTGTGGCTCAAGAAATTAAAGTGGATACTGCAAAGGCAAATGATTTAAAAGATGTAGTGATTACGGGGCAATATGGTACGCAGACTTTGAGGAATTCGGTATACAATGTAAAAACAATAAGTGCAGAGCGGATTAAGTTAAGGGCAGCAACTAATGTGCAGCAGGTTTTAAATACCGAACTCGGCTTTCGCTTTAGTAACGATTTAACCTTAGGTACAACTGATGTTTCTTTAATGGGGATGACAGGCAGAAATATTAAAATTTTACTTGATGGCGTACCGATGGTTGACCGATCAGACGCCCGTGAAAGTTTAAATCAGATTGACATTAACACCATTGAAAGGATAGAAATTGTTGAAGGTCCGATGTCTGTTGTGTATGGTACCGATGCTTTGGCCGGTGTAATTAATATTATAACCAAAAATCCTGGAAAACAATTGTTAAGTGTTAATGCACGAGTACAGGAAGAAAGCGCTGGAAAAGAATATAACCTACTCAACGGTGCGGGGCAGCATAACCAGAATCTAAGTGTTAGCTGGCAGCAAAAAGGCTGGAGTGTTTTACTTGGTGTATCGCATAACGATTTTGGTGGCTGGAATATGGCTCCGAAAACAGCATTTTTAGAAGAATTTAATAATTATAAAAATCAATGGAAGCCTAAGGAGCAATGGCTTGGTAATACTAAAATTGGCTATAGAAATCAAAACTTTAGTATGTGGTACCGCTTAGATGGACTAAACGAAGACATCGATTCCCGTTTTGGAATAAATCCCTCAAGTTTTGAAGGGAAACTGTCCACTTATACCACCAAACGTTATGCGCAACAACTGCAGTCTGAATGGAGGATAAATCATAAATTACAGGTCACAGCTATAGGAGGTTATACTGATCTGCAACGATCAACCCATACTGTTATCCATAATTTTACGAACAATACAGAACGCTTAAGTGACGATAAGGGCGAACAAGATATAGCAAAATTCAACTCAGCTATTTTTAGGTCGACTGCAATTTATGTGCTAAATAAGTCAGTTTCATTTCAGCCTGGTATCGAATACAATAGAGATGCTGCTAGCGGACAAAGAATTAATGGATCACCTGTAATTAATGATTACGCAGCATTTATTTCTGCCGAGATTAAACCAGCAGAAGGCATAAACTTTAGACCTGGATTAAGATTTATCAAAAATTCGATTTACGATGCCCCTCCAGTTATCCCTTCTTTAAATACTAAATTTGCCTTGACTAAAGATTTAGATTTTCGCCTGGCCTACGCCAGAGGTTTCCGTTCTCCTGCCTTGAGGGAGTTATATTACGATTTTGTAGATGCGAGTCATAACATTTTGGGCAATCCCAATTTAAAAGCAGAAGAATCGAACAGTTTTAATGCTTCTTTGGCCTGGGCAGGCATACACGCAAAAGATCTGCAGTTCCGTTCTACCCTATCCGGTTTCTATAATTTGTTTAAAAACAGGATTAATTTTGCTCAATCTCCTACAGATAACACCATAACCTCACTATTTAATGTAGATAAATACAAAACGACTGGTGGAACTTTAGAAAACACATTGATCTATAAAAATCTTCAGGCTACACTAGGGGTATCGTATATAGGCCGATACAATGATTTAAGAATGAGCAATCCAGACATGGAAACTCCTGAATTTGCCTGGGCTGCAGAGGTAAACTCTAATATAATTTATACACTCCCGAAAATAAACGGCAGTATCAGCTTGTTCTATAAATATACCGGGAGCCTGCCAAGTTATAAACTTACTGTAGAAAATGATCCCAGCTCCGTGAAACTGACGAAAATCGGTGATTTCCATACCGCTGATTTAATGCTCAGCAAAAATCTGTTTAAATCTTTAACCATTAATGCAGGTATAAAAAACCTCTTTGATGTTACCCAACTGAGTAATACCTCAACCGCTACTGGAGGAGCACACAGCACAGGCGGCGATGTTCCATATAGTTATGGCCGATCGTATGTGCTTGGGCTAGCCTATAACTGGAATAAACTTTAA
- a CDS encoding HmuY family protein, translating into MNKLNSMIAVAFLAVTFTACKKDTDEPIFVAPPSDGSTLTLNGKTAESNFTNIVYVDFSADKQSSAERKSFNIGLTSDGKFRVILNASYQTTATATSKTDINAVTLADPGTTVNLNHDIMDPLTVSLVDYWDGNITKTAFAEVSATEAENKVYLLSYEGNKDKDKWFKLKVTRNGSGYKIQYARLNETVIKTLDVPKSADYNQVFVSLENNKIVQAEPAKSAWDISWSYNTFNSGLGSPYWVQDFVSINNLGGVSAAMVSKKDAYATFTEADLAGLTFLSTKDVIGTTWRTSPSQAGTGGAVKGDLCYIIKDATGNYYKLKFNSYISGDGGERGKPVIEYKLVKKGIM; encoded by the coding sequence ATGAATAAACTGAACTCAATGATCGCTGTCGCTTTTTTGGCGGTAACCTTTACGGCTTGTAAAAAAGATACAGATGAACCTATTTTTGTTGCTCCACCTTCTGATGGAAGTACTTTAACACTTAATGGCAAAACAGCAGAATCAAACTTTACAAATATTGTTTATGTTGATTTTAGCGCTGACAAACAATCTTCTGCGGAGAGAAAGAGTTTTAATATCGGGTTAACTTCTGATGGTAAATTCAGAGTTATACTTAATGCTTCCTATCAAACTACGGCAACGGCAACATCAAAAACCGATATTAATGCTGTTACACTGGCAGACCCAGGAACAACAGTTAATTTAAATCATGATATCATGGATCCGCTTACTGTGTCGTTAGTTGATTATTGGGATGGAAATATCACTAAAACAGCTTTTGCTGAAGTAAGTGCTACCGAAGCTGAAAACAAAGTTTATTTATTAAGCTACGAAGGAAATAAGGATAAAGATAAGTGGTTTAAATTAAAAGTTACACGTAATGGTTCTGGCTACAAAATTCAATATGCCCGGCTAAACGAAACTGTCATAAAAACTTTAGATGTACCTAAAAGTGCTGATTATAATCAGGTTTTTGTTTCATTAGAAAACAATAAAATTGTTCAGGCCGAACCCGCAAAAAGCGCATGGGATATTTCATGGAGTTATAATACGTTCAACTCTGGTTTAGGATCACCTTATTGGGTTCAGGATTTTGTTTCAATCAATAACTTAGGCGGTGTAAGTGCGGCAATGGTATCTAAAAAAGATGCTTATGCAACATTTACAGAAGCTGATTTAGCTGGTCTTACTTTCCTATCTACAAAAGATGTAATTGGAACAACCTGGAGAACTTCGCCTAGTCAGGCCGGTACGGGCGGTGCAGTTAAAGGTGATCTTTGCTATATTATTAAAGATGCTACTGGTAATTATTATAAATTGAAATTCAACAGTTACATTTCTGGTGATGGCGGTGAACGTGGTAAACCAGTAATAGAATATAAATTGGTAAAAAAAGGGATAATGTAA
- a CDS encoding biliverdin-producing heme oxygenase — MIANLLRAETAENHKALESLMFVNEIMNNSLSIDQYKKLLTINYIIHQKLENTLANMLDTDIAEQLEMKSRLKLTALEQDLNYWNIDSLTLPGLDFELFVPEKNTAEVLGALYVLEGATLGGNVIKRHILANPNFKDHEGGINYYGVYGDELSSKWKIFVSVINQTVAEADYKRCINSANLTFNNLINLSKQLN, encoded by the coding sequence ATGATTGCCAATTTATTGAGAGCTGAAACAGCAGAAAACCATAAAGCATTAGAATCCTTAATGTTTGTTAATGAGATTATGAACAATTCTTTAAGCATCGATCAGTATAAAAAGCTGTTAACCATTAATTATATCATTCACCAGAAATTAGAGAATACGCTCGCCAATATGTTAGATACAGATATTGCTGAGCAATTGGAAATGAAAAGTAGGTTAAAGCTCACTGCTTTAGAACAAGACTTAAATTATTGGAATATAGACAGTTTAACATTGCCTGGTTTAGATTTCGAATTGTTTGTTCCAGAAAAAAATACAGCCGAAGTTTTAGGTGCGTTGTATGTATTAGAAGGGGCTACATTGGGCGGAAACGTAATTAAAAGGCATATTTTAGCCAATCCAAATTTTAAGGATCACGAAGGTGGCATAAATTATTACGGTGTTTATGGCGATGAGCTGAGCTCAAAATGGAAAATATTTGTTTCTGTAATAAACCAGACCGTTGCAGAGGCAGATTATAAACGCTGTATAAATAGCGCCAACTTAACCTTCAATAACCTGATCAACTTATCGAAGCAACTGAATTAA
- a CDS encoding MBL fold metallo-hydrolase, with product MIAVYILLSLVIAFFIITNLPVFGRLPKGLRLEKIHHLANYRDGALQNESITLMQPEGVSFFKILKAFFFEKHPNKAPDQTLPFITPNLNGSPKSNAPEIIWFGHSSYLIKIDDLRILVDPVFSKTPSPFSFIGSKAFLGTDVVKAEEFKNIDVLIITHDHYDHLDYHSILKIAPQVKSIVTSLGVGSHLERWGIKTEKINELYWNESLTLFNSLQLTAVPARHFTGRKFKRNQTLWSAFVLKTANCQLFLGGDSGYDTHFAKIGEEFGPFDLALLECGQYNAYWPYIHMFPEETVQAAIDLKAKVLMPVHWGKFSLAMHPWNEPVKRVVVAAAAKQLPLVTPKLGETIILNEYLPTENWWLEE from the coding sequence ATGATAGCTGTATACATTTTACTTTCTCTCGTAATCGCCTTCTTCATTATCACGAACCTTCCGGTTTTTGGCCGTTTGCCAAAGGGATTACGATTGGAAAAAATCCACCACCTGGCTAACTATCGTGATGGTGCTTTGCAAAATGAGTCGATAACATTAATGCAGCCTGAAGGCGTAAGTTTTTTTAAGATTTTAAAAGCATTTTTTTTCGAAAAACATCCTAATAAGGCTCCAGATCAGACACTTCCTTTTATTACACCTAACCTAAACGGAAGCCCCAAAAGCAATGCCCCTGAAATTATCTGGTTTGGACACTCGTCTTACCTGATCAAAATAGATGACTTAAGGATTCTGGTTGATCCGGTCTTTAGCAAAACCCCATCTCCATTTTCATTTATAGGAAGTAAGGCTTTTTTAGGTACAGATGTGGTAAAAGCAGAAGAATTTAAAAATATTGATGTCTTGATCATCACACACGATCATTATGATCACCTGGATTATCATAGTATTTTAAAAATCGCGCCACAAGTTAAAAGTATTGTTACTTCGCTGGGAGTGGGCTCACATCTTGAGCGGTGGGGCATTAAGACAGAAAAGATAAATGAACTGTACTGGAACGAATCGCTAACATTGTTTAATAGCTTGCAGTTAACAGCTGTACCTGCCAGACATTTTACCGGGCGGAAGTTTAAAAGGAATCAAACCCTCTGGTCCGCCTTTGTATTGAAAACCGCAAACTGCCAACTATTTTTAGGAGGTGATTCTGGCTACGATACACACTTCGCTAAAATAGGTGAGGAGTTTGGCCCTTTTGATTTAGCCTTGCTTGAGTGTGGGCAGTACAACGCCTATTGGCCGTACATCCATATGTTTCCCGAAGAAACAGTGCAGGCCGCAATCGATTTAAAAGCAAAAGTTTTAATGCCGGTGCATTGGGGTAAATTTAGCTTAGCCATGCACCCCTGGAACGAGCCTGTTAAAAGAGTCGTTGTAGCGGCAGCAGCAAAGCAGCTTCCTTTGGTTACTCCAAAATTAGGTGAAACAATAATTTTAAATGAATATTTGCCTACAGAAAACTGGTGGCTTGAAGAATAA
- the miaA gene encoding tRNA (adenosine(37)-N6)-dimethylallyltransferase MiaA: MDQHNLIIILGATASGKTKLAVSVADALNGEIISADSRQIFKRMDIGTGKDLQEYHINGKTIPYHLIDILEPGERYHVDAFKNDFYQAFESITQKNKIPILCGGTGMYIHSLLQNQTFTAIPVNQLLRDQLNLLSKEALISKLQRDKNQNMDHVDLSSKKRLIRALEIAEYLKHNTLETAERPEIKPVIFGLKNEVEVTRAKIITRLNERFKAGLIEEVAQLLKEGINKEILVFYGLEYKFIVNYLDGLFTFDELKLKLGTAICQYAKRQNTFFRKMEKDNIGIIWLNASAPANLLKQLIVEKVSLI; this comes from the coding sequence ATGGATCAGCATAATCTCATCATTATTTTAGGGGCAACTGCCTCTGGCAAAACTAAGCTGGCGGTAAGCGTAGCGGATGCTTTAAATGGAGAAATTATTAGTGCCGATAGCCGTCAGATATTTAAACGAATGGATATTGGTACCGGTAAAGATTTGCAGGAGTACCATATAAATGGAAAAACAATTCCTTACCATTTAATTGATATTTTAGAACCTGGCGAACGTTATCATGTAGACGCTTTTAAAAACGACTTCTATCAAGCCTTTGAATCTATAACACAAAAAAACAAAATACCTATCCTTTGTGGCGGAACAGGAATGTATATCCACAGCCTGTTGCAAAATCAAACTTTTACAGCTATTCCGGTAAATCAACTGTTAAGAGATCAACTAAATTTATTATCGAAAGAGGCGTTAATTTCAAAATTACAGCGTGATAAAAACCAAAACATGGATCATGTTGATCTATCTTCTAAAAAGAGATTAATCCGTGCATTAGAAATAGCCGAATATTTAAAACATAATACACTGGAAACTGCAGAGCGGCCCGAAATTAAACCGGTTATTTTTGGATTGAAGAACGAAGTAGAAGTGACCAGAGCTAAAATCATAACGAGACTGAACGAAAGATTCAAAGCCGGCTTAATTGAGGAGGTAGCACAATTACTTAAAGAGGGCATTAATAAAGAAATATTAGTTTTTTACGGATTGGAATATAAATTTATCGTCAACTATCTGGATGGCCTATTCACTTTTGATGAGCTAAAGCTGAAACTTGGAACTGCCATTTGCCAATATGCCAAACGGCAAAATACCTTTTTCAGAAAAATGGAAAAGGACAATATCGGAATCATTTGGCTCAATGCATCAGCACCGGCAAACCTACTAAAACAGTTGATAGTTGAAAAGGTTTCACTTATTTAA
- a CDS encoding ATP-binding protein, which produces MTKFSADLTNCDKEPIHIPGKIQSHGFLVAVDKNSLSITYISENAGDFLMEQARNLLNKQLSVLNQFIKQQNPAFDIEDLLKLGIIRKSFDAISPHPVEINGLSFYLIISSSKSDWLLEFEPVTLQFDIQSSIGRSASSMLQGKSISALLKGAAQEVKKLINYDRIMIYKFLDDGHGEVVAEEKEADLEPFFGLHYPASDIPKQARDLYKLNLTRLIADVNISDSPILTFKENEALDLTNGGLRAVSPIHIQYLKNMGVHSSFSISLISHGELWGLIACHNYSPKFIDYKAREGAKLIGQILSSALEYRQEEEDAEVIEQFKSTANVLLEHLNRDKYLIEAITTHKRTILDATKASGVAIIFENELKTIGNVPSEEEIKELAEWLKTNNDESIYYTHRLSEIHSPAKIYKSIASGILSCILNKEMGEMIIWFKPEIFTTVNWAGNPEKPVVPSENGLQSLSPRKSFEIWSQVVNNTSEKWMAEEIASVLRIREIIITDINKKANEIRLLNEKLQAAYEELDTFSYTISHDLRTPLTSIKTYAELMLRNMSIDENGRKMLNRILTGADKMNFLIKEILNLARVGRSEINFETVDIESLLKEIKSEVWSAFKADRTELVLGQLLPIKGDKTMIAQVFNNLVGNAVKYSAMVEKPKIEISAYIDGAEIIYAVKDNGIGIDNRYYDRVFELFKRMDNVKDIEGTGVGLAIVKRVVEKHKGRVWFESKLNVGSTFFVAFKNR; this is translated from the coding sequence ATGACTAAATTTTCTGCAGATCTTACCAATTGCGATAAAGAACCCATTCATATTCCTGGTAAAATTCAATCACATGGTTTTCTTGTAGCAGTTGATAAGAACAGCTTGTCCATTACCTACATTAGTGAAAATGCCGGAGATTTTTTAATGGAACAAGCCAGAAACTTATTAAACAAGCAACTTTCGGTCTTAAATCAGTTTATTAAACAACAAAATCCAGCCTTTGATATTGAAGACCTGCTTAAGCTGGGTATTATCCGTAAAAGCTTTGATGCCATCAGTCCCCATCCTGTTGAAATTAATGGCCTTTCTTTTTATTTGATTATTTCTTCATCAAAAAGCGACTGGCTATTAGAGTTTGAGCCAGTAACCTTACAATTCGACATTCAAAGTTCTATTGGTCGCTCTGCCTCATCTATGCTTCAAGGTAAAAGTATTTCGGCTTTGTTAAAAGGTGCTGCGCAAGAAGTTAAAAAGCTGATCAATTACGATCGGATTATGATCTATAAATTTTTAGATGATGGTCACGGCGAAGTTGTGGCAGAAGAAAAAGAGGCAGATTTAGAACCATTTTTTGGATTACATTATCCCGCATCAGATATTCCTAAACAGGCCAGAGATCTTTATAAACTAAATTTAACCAGGTTAATTGCTGATGTAAACATATCCGATTCGCCTATTCTTACTTTTAAAGAAAACGAAGCACTTGATTTAACCAACGGTGGTTTACGCGCAGTATCACCCATACATATTCAATATTTGAAAAATATGGGTGTTCATTCGAGTTTTAGTATTTCCTTAATCTCTCATGGCGAATTATGGGGTTTAATTGCCTGTCACAACTATAGTCCAAAGTTTATAGATTATAAAGCCAGAGAAGGCGCTAAATTAATCGGGCAGATCCTTTCTTCAGCATTAGAATATAGGCAGGAAGAAGAAGATGCAGAGGTTATCGAGCAATTTAAAAGTACCGCCAATGTCCTTTTAGAACACTTAAACCGCGATAAGTATTTAATAGAGGCCATAACTACCCACAAAAGAACTATTTTAGATGCAACCAAAGCTTCGGGTGTAGCCATCATTTTTGAAAATGAACTTAAAACCATTGGAAATGTGCCATCAGAAGAAGAAATAAAAGAACTTGCTGAATGGTTAAAAACGAACAATGATGAATCCATCTATTATACCCATCGATTATCTGAAATCCATTCTCCAGCTAAAATATACAAGTCAATAGCCTCAGGAATTCTTTCTTGTATATTAAATAAAGAGATGGGCGAAATGATCATCTGGTTTAAACCCGAAATTTTTACTACTGTAAATTGGGCTGGAAATCCAGAAAAACCTGTAGTTCCATCAGAAAATGGTTTGCAGAGCCTATCTCCACGTAAATCTTTCGAAATCTGGTCGCAGGTAGTTAATAATACATCTGAAAAATGGATGGCTGAAGAAATCGCCTCGGTTTTAAGGATACGCGAAATTATTATTACCGATATCAATAAAAAGGCTAACGAAATTAGGTTACTTAATGAAAAGCTACAGGCCGCTTATGAGGAATTAGATACTTTTAGCTATACCATTTCGCACGATTTAAGAACTCCGTTAACCTCAATAAAAACTTATGCCGAGCTTATGCTTAGGAATATGAGCATTGATGAAAATGGCAGGAAAATGCTCAACAGGATTTTAACAGGCGCAGATAAAATGAATTTCTTAATTAAAGAGATTCTAAATTTAGCAAGAGTTGGGCGTTCTGAGATAAATTTTGAAACCGTTGATATCGAATCATTATTAAAAGAAATAAAAAGCGAAGTGTGGTCTGCCTTTAAAGCCGATCGTACCGAACTAGTTTTGGGACAACTACTACCTATCAAAGGAGATAAGACCATGATTGCACAGGTTTTTAACAATTTGGTTGGTAATGCAGTAAAATACTCAGCCATGGTAGAGAAACCTAAAATTGAGATTTCTGCGTATATAGATGGAGCGGAAATCATTTATGCCGTTAAAGATAATGGTATAGGAATTGACAACCGTTATTACGACAGGGTTTTTGAGCTTTTTAAACGTATGGATAATGTTAAAGATATAGAAGGAACAGGAGTGGGACTAGCGATTGTAAAAAGGGTTGTAGAAAAACACAAGGGCCGGGTTTGGTTTGAGAGTAAGTTAAATGTAGGATCGACTTTTTTTGTAGCTTTTAAAAACAGATAA
- a CDS encoding response regulator transcription factor: MAKKSILVIEDNHAILDVITLILESEAFNVDGLNKGADFINHVQKFNPDVIIMDIMLPDVDGRVLLKELKDTATTQHIPVLMISARYNANNYALDGIEADDFMAKPFNIDELMDKIYALLRK; encoded by the coding sequence TTGGCAAAGAAAAGTATTTTGGTTATTGAAGATAACCATGCAATCCTAGATGTTATAACCCTTATTTTAGAAAGCGAAGCTTTTAATGTTGATGGATTAAACAAAGGTGCTGATTTTATTAACCATGTCCAGAAATTCAATCCAGACGTGATTATCATGGATATTATGCTGCCTGACGTTGATGGAAGGGTACTTTTAAAAGAACTAAAAGATACTGCGACTACACAGCATATTCCCGTTCTAATGATTTCTGCCCGTTATAATGCTAACAACTACGCATTAGATGGAATAGAAGCAGATGATTTTATGGCTAAGCCTTTTAACATCGACGAATTGATGGATAAAATTTATGCACTACTGAGAAAATAG